GCGGTATCAAGACCGCAGATTTTGCCCGTATGCCGCTGGCTTTCGAGAGCGGTTATGTCGAGGTGATGGCGATGGCCGACGAGTTGGCTCACCTCGGCCGGAGTACCTGGTTCCAAAACTATATCGACAGCAAGCAGAAACGGCGCCGCCAACTGGTACCGCTCGATGAGTTGTTGGTCGATGAAATACGGCTGCAGAATAACAGTAGCTATGCTGACGACGTGTTGCTCGACCGCTTGCAGCTTGAGGCGGGCCAGGCTATTTCCTCCGAGGACCTGAGTGAGAGCGTACGCAGTCTATATGCCCTGGATCGTTTTGAGCGGGTTGATTACCGTATCGAGCAAATTGACGGTGATAATGTCATTTTGCTTGATGTCAGGGAGAAAAGCTGGGGGCCGAATTTTATCGATTTTCGTTTTGCCCTTGAGGATGATTTTGAAAACAGTACCGATTACTCCTTTGGTGTCGCCTTCAATGTGACCGGGCTCAGCCGGGCTGGTGCTGAGTGGCGTACTGAGTTGGAATACGGCTCGGATAAGCGGATTGCCACCGGGCTGTACCTGCCTTTTGTCAAGGATCACGACTGGTTTTCGCTGATCACCGCCGAGTACAAAAATACCGATTACAACATCCCGCTATTTGGTGAAGAGCCGAGTCTTGAGGATATAGATTTCTTCCTGCCTGCCACCTATACCGATACCATTTTTGATGCTTCGTTTGGCTGGCAGCCGACGCTGTGGCAAGAGTTCCGGATCGGGATGCGTTATCTCAGCGGTGAAACGGAGGTACTGGGTTTTCCGGATTTCGGGATCGACAAGCGAAACAGCCAAATTGGTTATATCCGTTACAGTCTAGATACCCTGGATGACATTATGTTGCCCAAGCAAGGTAACCTCCTAGAGCTTGAGCTGGCAGCTTCGGATGACAACAGCCGCTTCCAAGGTACAGAGTATGAAGACTTCTCGGTTCATATGGATATTAACTGGAAGGGGGCGGTGACCTATGGTGACCATACCTTCATGGGCAAGGCGGAATATGGCCGGGTTCGATCGGACTTTGATCTGCGGCTTGATCCCAAAGAGCTGGGGGGATTCCTTAACCTGTCCGGGATCCCGAAGAACAGCCTGTCGGGTAACAACAAAATATTCACCGCCGCGATTTACCGCTACAACTTGATGGAACAGGATTTTGGCTTGTTCAAATCTTCGGTTTTCTTCGGCGGCTCGCTGGAATACGGCGGGGTCTACAACAGTTCAGATCTGAGCTTCAAGGATGTACCCCTCTATACCGCAGGCAGCTTGTACTCGGGGATCACCACCCCGGTGGGGCCACTTATCTTGGCTTATGGCCGGACTGAGCAGTCGAACCATGCATTTTATGTCTTCTTCGGCGGGGCACTATAAGTTAACAGTCTGATATGAGGGGAAGAATGCCAACGGTGGGTATTACGGTTGCTTACATTTATTCAAAATTTGTGAATGTTGTAAAAAACGACCGGATTTTAATATTACGTTAAATCTGGTATGCTCGATAAACGGTTTTGGTCTCCGTTGGCTGAAATAGTAACATTTCTTATGTGACAGAAGGAATATCAAGCCCTTCCAACACGCTAACGGTAGATCAATCACTTCCAAGGATGTTTGGCCATCGCGGCCAAACCTAAAATGAGGAATATGTCGTGCTTGAAGCCTACCGTAAACACGTCGAAGAACGTGCTGCAGAAGGAGTTGTTCCAAAGCCGCTCGATGCTGAGCAGGTTGCCGCTCTGGTTGAATTACTAAAGACCCCACCAGCCGGTGAGGAAGCCTTTCTGCTAGATCTCCTGGAAAATCGTATTCCCCCTGGTGTGGATGAAGCCGCCTATGTGAAGGCGGGCTTCCTTGCTGCACTGACCAAAGGCGAAGCGCAGTCCCCAATCGTCAGCAAGGAAAAAGCTGCCGAGCTATTGGGTACTATGCAGGGTGGTTACAACATCGAGCCGCTGATTGCATTGCTAGACGATGAAGCCCTGGCTCCGATTGCGGCTAAAGCGCTGTCTCATACCTTACTGATGTTCGATGCCTTCTATGACGTCGAAGAAAAAGCCAAAGCCGGCAATGCTTTCGCCCAGCAGGTGATCCAATCTTGGGCGGATGCCGAGTGGTTCCTGTCCAAGCCGGAGTTGGCTGAAAAGATCACCCTGACTGTTTTCAAGGTCACGGGTGAAACCAATACTGATGACTTGTCTCCAGCTCCGGATGCATGGTCTCGCCCTGATATCCCGCTGCATGCCCTTGCTATGCTCAAGAACGAACGTGAAGGTATCGAGCCGGAACAACCGGGTTCTATCGGTCCTATCAAGCAGATTGAAGCACTGAAAGAGAAAGGCCATCAGTTGGTCTATGTTGGTGATGTTGTCGGTACCGGCTCTTCCCGTAAGTCGGCGACCAACTCGGTACTGTGGTTCATGGGCGATGATATCCCTAATGTCCCTAACAAGCGTGCCGGTGGTTACGTGCTTGGTGGCAAGATCGCGCCAATCTTCTTCAATACCATGGAAGATGCCGGTGCACTGCCAATCGAAGTTGATGTGACTGCGCTTAACATGGGGGATGTGATAGATGTCTACCCGTACAAGGGTGAAGTCCGCCGCCACGGCAGCGATGATGTGGTGTCTACCTTCGAGCTGAAAACCGATGTATTGATTGACGAAGTGCGTGCTGGTGGTCGTATTCCTCTGATCATCGGTCGTGGTCTAACTGACCGTGCCCGCCAGTCTCTGGGGCTCGCTTCTTCTGATGTGTTCCGCCGCCCGGTTGCGGTTGAAGACTCAGGCAAAGGTTACACTTTGGCCCAGAAGATGGTCGGTAAAGCGTGTGGTGTTGAAGGTGTCCGTCCTGGCACATACTGTGAGCCGAAGATGACTACCGTGGGCTCGCAGGATACCACCGGTCCAATGACCCGTGATGAGCTGAAAGATTTGGCTTGTCTGGGTTTTTCGGCTGAACTGACCATGCAGTCGTTCTGTCACACCTCGGCGTACCCTAAGCCGGTTGATGTGAACACCCACCACACCCTGCCTGATTTCATCATGAACCGTGGCGGTGTGTCGCTGCGTCCGGGTGACGGCGTTATCCACTCATGGCTGAACCGTATGCTGCTGCCTGATACCGTCGGTACTGGTGGTGACTCGCATACCCGTTTCCCATTGGGGATTTCGTTCCCGGCAGGCTCTGGTTTGGTCGCGTTTGCGGCGGCAACTGGCGTCATGCCGCTGGACATGCCTGAATCTATCTTAGTCCGCTTCAAGGGCGAGATGCAGGAAGGCATTACCCTGCGTGACCTGGTTCATGCCATCCCTTATTACGCGATTCAGCAGGGGCTGCTGACCGTTGAGAAAGCGGGTAAGATCAATGAATTCTCGGGCCGCGTGCTGGAAATCGAAGGTGTTGAGCATTTAACGGTAGAGCAGGCGTTCGAGCTGTCGGATGCATCCGCCGAGCGTAGTGCGGCAGGTTGTACTGTTAAGCTATCGCAAGAGTCGATTGCCGAGTACCTTGAGTCGAATATCGTGATGCTCAAGTGGATGATCGCTGAAGGTTATGGCGACCGCCGTACCATCGAGCGTCGTATCACGGCGATGGAAGAGTGGCTGGCAAATCCTGAGTTGATGGAAGCCGATGGCGATGCCGAGTACGCGCATGTTATCGAAATCGATCTGGCAGAAATCAACGAGCCTATCTTGTGTGCACCGAATGACCCGGATGATGCGCGTCTGCTGTCTGACGTACAGGGCACCGCAATCGATGAAGTGTTCATCGGCTCGTGCATGACCAACATCGGCCACTTCCGTGCGGCAGGTAAACTGCTAGAGAAGTTCGGCGGTACGCTCGATACCCGCCTGTGGGTGGCACCGCCAACCAAGATGGACAAAGACCAGCTTACGGAAGAAGGTTACTACGGTATCTTCGGCCGTGCCGGTGTGCGTATCGAAACGCCGGGATGTTCGCTGTGTATGGGTAACCAGGCCCGCGTTGCCGACAAGGCAACGGTGATGTCGACATCGACCCGTAACTTCCCGAACCGTTTGGGTACGGGGGCCAATGTGTACCTATCTTCGGCAGAGTTGGCGGCAGTGGGCGCAATCCTTGGCCGTATCCCGACCAAGGAAGAGTACTTGGAGTACGCCAAGCAAATCGATGCGACGGCAGCGGATACCTACCGCTACCTCAACTTCCACCGCATGGAGCAGTACACTAAGAAAGCGGATGATGTGATTATCCAGCAGCCAGCCTAAGAGTAAGTTGCTACTAATAAAAACGCCTCCAGTTGGAGGCGTTTTTGTTTCTAGAGCTTAGCTTGTGACTAAGGGAATTAAGCGCTTTTTACTTTCGCTAATGCCTTGGCTTTACGGCGCTTGCTGAGCCAAAAGTGTTCGAGGCCGATGCGGCCGCCGCCTTGTACCATCAGGGTGAGGTAAACCAGCGAGTAGATAAAGGCCAGTTCAGCGCCTGCCCAGCCTTTGGCCATTCCCACTGCGTAGGTTGCTGTGCCCATGGTAAACAGCAGTACCAATGCACTGATACGGGTTAATACACCCAGCATCAAGGCTATCGAGCCAAGTACCTCGGCCAACATGGCCAGTACCAGGCTTGGGGTAGAGCCGATACCGAACGGGTCGATAAAAGTCGGAGCTAGCTCGCTGAAGTTGACGATCTTGCCGATGCCGTGGGTCAGCATCGCACCACCGATAGCCAAACGGAGCAGCAGCAGAAGCAGATCTTCGATACGGTGAGATCCGTTACGGCCGGATAAGAGAGCAAGTAGTTTGTCCATGACAGGATCCTTTAGAGAGAAAGAGTAGCTTGCCCTATTAGACTACGGGGGAGATGACTTTAATCTGAATGACACCGATCAATATGTGGTTCTGGGAGCAAGCTAACACCGTTTCAGGATGGTGGTTTTGTGGGGGGGGTAACACTTGAGCTAGAGGCTCGAGTGGTATGCCCCATAAAGTGGACTCGGGGGTGAATTCTCAAATTCGTACATCATGGTTTTTCATTACTCGAAGTCAGCGCAAAAAAAAGCCGATACGTGTAGTACCGGCCTCGTTATCTAGCTAACTATTAGCGTTTGCCGACAGTCAGCATCGCTGCCACGTTGCGCGCGGTCATCTCGACGTTGAAGGCTGCTTCATCCATTGCCGTTTGAAGCTCCATTGCCCTTGGGGTCACGCTGAATACCGCGTCGATGCCGTGGTCGTAAACCGCATCGCAATCGGCAGCCAGGCAGCCGGCAATACCGATTACCGGAAGATGGAAGCGCTTGGCCGTACGGGCAACACCGATTGGGGTTTTGCCATGAATCGTCTGGCTGTCGATGCGGCCTTCGCCGGTGATCACCAAATCGGCATCGGCACAGACATCCAGCAGGTTCACCGCATCCATCACGATGTCGATCCCCGGGCGCAGGCTGGCATCAAGCAGGCCAAGCAGGGCGGCGCCAAGGCCACCGGCGGCACCGGCGCCGGCCATGTCTTTGACATCTCGCCCGAGTTGGGTCTTGATGATTCCGGCATAGTGGGCCAGGTTGGCGTCAAGCAGCTCGACCATTTCCGGTGTCGCGCCTTTCTGCGGGCCGAAAATATGCGAGGCACCTTTCGGGCCACACAGTGGGTTGTCGACGTCACAGGCTACTTCCAGTTTCACCGTCGCAAGACGCGGGTCTAGGTTAGTCTTGTCGATCGTTGCGATACGTGCCAGCTCGCCACCGCCGAAACCAACTTCCTCGCCGTTTTCGTCAAGCAGGCGGATGCCCAGCGCCTGGGCCATACCGATGCCGCCATCGTTGGTGGCACTGCCGCCGATCCCGACGATAATGTGCTCGACACCTTTGTCCAATGCCGCTTTGATCAGCTCGCCAGTACCGAAAGTGGTGGTTTTTAGCGGGTTGCGCAGTTCAGGCTCGACAAGGTGCAGGCCAGATGCCGCCGCCATTTCGATTATTGCGGTACGGCCGTCGCCCATCACGCCGTAGAAACCGGCTACCGGCTTACCTAGAGGGCCGGTCACAGACTGTTCGACGATAGAACCATTGGTGGCATCAACCAGAGACTGCACGGTGCCTTCACCGCCGTCAGCCATCGGTAGTTTGTGGTACTCCGCTTCCGGCAGGACTTGGCGGAAACCCGCTTCGATAGCCGTAGCCACTTCCATGGCCGTCAAACTTTCTTTGTATGAATCTGGGGCAATTACAATTTTCATGACTATGAATCCTTAAACGAAGAAGCCGAATACACCGAAAATAAGGGTCGAGATGACAGCAATCACTAGGCCAACTGCTGACTCGTAAGGGACAAGCTTGAGGCGCTCTTTGATGTCCATGTGCACAGCACCACCGGTTGCATGGAAGAAGCTGCCGTGAGGCATGTGGTCCAGTACCGTTGCACCGGCATGGATCATCGCGGCACCTGCCAGTGCTGGCACACCCAGCTCAAGGATGGTGTGGCTGAAAACACTTGCGGCAACGGCGGTACCGGCGGTGGTTGAAGCCGTGGCCAGTGACATCATCGAGCCCGAGATAGGCGCCAGCAGGTAAGATGGCAGGCCAGAGGCGGTCAGCAGCTCAATCAGGCCGTCACGCAGGCCGGAGTTGGCAATGATGCCAGCCAGGGTACCGGTACCCAGCAGCATAACGGCAACAGGAGCCATACGGGTCAGGCCGGATACCGCAAAGTGGTTGGTATCGCGGAAGCGGCCCATCACGACGGCACCGACCAAGCCACCAAGAGGAAGCGCGATCAGTGGGTCAACGTTGATGCCGGCAATTGGGCGCAGGGCCAGCAGGGCAATTGCGATGAGCGGTGCAACAATGGCGGCACCGAATTTTGGCAGGCGGCTGTGGTCGATGGCGACGACTTCGTGCTCAGCCACCTTGCTGCCGCGGTTAACCAGTTTTTTGGCAATGAAGTAGGCGAAAGCCATGCCGCACAGGCCCGGGATCACACCGGCTGCCATCACGGATGTCAGCGGGACATCGAACGCATCGGCAGCCGCGATAGCATTGGGATTCGGTGACATGATGTTACCGGCCTTACCGCCACCGACCATGGCAAGAAGGATGGCCATTTTCGACAGGTCGGCACGGCGGGCAATGGCCAGCGCAATCGGGGCGACAGTGATCACGGCCACGTCAACGAAAACGCCGACAGCGGTCAGGATCATGGTGGCGACAGCCAGTGCCAGCAGGGCACGGGTTTCACCGACTTTCTTTACGATGGTTTCAGCGATAGAGGTTGCGGCCCCTGATTCAATCAAGACACCGGCAAGGACACCCGCGGCCAAGATCCGCAATACCGCTGTGACAATACCCTGGGCGCCACCAATCATCAGGTTCACGGTGTCGGTTAGCGACACGCCACCGACAATACCACCGACAAGGGCACCGATGATCATGCCGTAGGCGGGCGGTACTTTTTTCAGGATCAGGCTAATGGCCACGACCAGCGCAGCCAACGCACCAAGTGTTGATACTTCTACCATGTTCTATTCCACGTCAAAATAAAAAAAGAAAACGAAAATTCTTAACTGCGGTGGAATGTACTTGGCCTGGCCCGTTTTGGCTTTAGGCGAGGTGACGAAAAATCATCACCCCAGCATTATGTTTTTGTGCAATCGCACAAATTGAGGGGTTTGTCAGCTAGCAGGAAAGGGCGAGGTATAATCGGGTCTTATCAGATAAGTTGTTGAAACTTAGCTGGGTTTCCTGCTCGATGCGATCGAGGCGGTAACGCAGCGTATTGCGGTGAATATGGAGCACTTCGCACGTTTGAGCTAAATCACAATTCTGCGCAAAAAATGCCTTCAAGGTTTTTAGCAGGGTGCCTTTGGGATCATTGGCCCTGAGGGTTTCGAGAGGTTTGACCAATTGTTCGAAGCGCCATGGGTCTTCTTTGAGCCCGCTGAGCAGCACCGGCAGCAGGTGATCTTGGTAGAACAGGACACTATCCTTGCTGGTGGCAGCATTGAGCGTGGCCTGGGCGGTTTGGAACGAGCGCGACAGTCCCTGTAGCCCGGGGAAGTAGTCGCCGAGGGCGATCTGGATCGAAAAGTGGCTTTGCTTGGCCACCCGCCGTATCAGTTTGTCAATCCGCTTCTGTTCGATTGCCCGCGACCAGCCCGTCTCTTCGAGCGTGATCGGCTTGAGTACCACTATCTCATTGAGCGAGACCGAGTGGATACCGACCAAGTTATCACGCTCGGGGTATTCGAGTAGGTGGACCATTTTCTGTAAGTGTTCGAGCGACAGCGATGCGCCCGCGGCGGGAAGCACTTTGACCAGGGCGGCGATCCGGGGCTGGGCCAGATCCAGATCGAGTTTCTGGGCAATGGAGATCAGCTGGGCATCATTGAGCTCGGTATCCTTGATCAGCTGCAGCACCAGTTCCTCGCGGTGGCGCTTGTTCCACTGGACCTGGGACATCAGCGCTTCCTGCTCGACGATCAGCTCGGCGGTCATCTTGACCAGTTCGCCATAGTTGCGCACTTGATCCGGTGTGCCGGAGATCCCGACGACGCCGATAATCTGGTCGCGAAAGACGATGGGCAGGTTAATGCCCGGTTTGACGCCCTTGAGCTGCAGCGCGGTGCCGGGATCAATCTCGACCACCCGGTTGTCATTGATGGCCAGTATCGCCCCTTCATGGCGCTGGTTGAGGCGGCTGGGATCACCGGAGCCGATGATCCGGCCATATTCGTCCATGACATTGACCGAGTGTTGGATGATTTTCATCGCTCGCTCGACGATTTGCCGGGCAATGGTCGCATTGAGTTGCATTTTGGTGTCAGATCCTGAAAATGTGCGCTCTTGCGCGAAGAGGCGGTCTCACCGCCCAGCTTAAACCAGTTTATCATTTAAGATCACCGACATCACACAGAGGATAGCTATGGATTACGACTTTAAGAAAAACACCTTGGACGGTAGCTATCATGCGGTTTTCTCAATGGGGCATGAGGCCCTGGGCCGCTGGCTGGTGGAAGAGATCGGTAAGGACTTTGACAAGATGGACACCGTCATGTGCCAGCTTGGTGCACTGAAGAACAGCACCCAGGAATGGCGGATCATCGGTGACGAGCTGACCTTGAGTCTGCAGGATAACGAAGCGGTAGTTCAAGCTAACTATCTGTTTTCCGAAGATGATACCGAACTTGAGGATAATATGGACTTTTATGACGAAGAGGCCGTGGCGGTGTGTGGATTCGAAGACTTTGCCCTAGTTTTGACGGCGTGGCGCGCATTCGTCACCCGTTTTTGAGCGAGGTGGTTCCTGCGGGGAGAAATTGCCTCATCACGGTGAAAAGGCTGCACTATTTAGGTGCGGCCTTTTTTGTATCCAAATCACGATTTTAATTAAGTGATTGAAATTAAAGAATTAAAAAAGTTGGCACGTTGCTTGTTTGTTATTGAACTGTGATTGAGAAGGAATTCTGTTTTCGAGGAGCAGGCAATGAAATTGATCAACGCAATAATCAAACCATTTAAGTTGGACGATGTACGCGAAGCACTGGCTGATGTTGGTGTCGAGGGAATGACCGTTTCTGAGGTCAAGGGCTTCGGTCGCCAGAAAGGCCATACCGAATTGTACCGCGGGGCTGAGTACCAGGTGGACTTCCTGCCGAAGGTGAAATTGGAAATTGCTACCCAGGCCGAAAACATGGAAGCCATTATCGAAGCTATTTCAAAAGCAGCGCAGACCGGCAAGATAGGTGACGGCAAAATTTTTGTATACGACCTGGATCATGCCGTACGTATCCGTACCGGTGAAACCGATTTAGAAGCCTTATAAGAATAAGTGTAGGGGACGAAGATTATGGAACTAGCAACGACTGTTACTGAGCTGCGTTATGCTCTCGACACCTTTTTCTTTTTAATGTCAGGTGCCTTGGTGATGTGGATGGCGGCGGGCTTTGCCATGCTGGAAGCAGGGTTGGTGCGCTCGAAGAACACCACCGAGATCCTGACCAAAAACTTTTGTTTGTATGCTATCGCTTGCACCATGTACTTGATTGTCGGTTACAACATCATGTACGTCGATAATGGCGAAGGCGGTTGGCTGCCGTCCATCGGCGCCTTGATTGGTTCGCAGGCCGAGGGCGCGGATCACTCTTTGGAATCTGACTTTTTCTTCCAGGTGGTGTTTGTGGCCACGGCAATGTCTGTGGTATCAGGCGCGGTTGCCGAGCGTATGAAGCTGTGGTCTTTCCTTATTTTTTCTGTCATTTTGACTGGCTTCATCTACCCACTCGAAGGCTACTGGACATGGGGCGGTGGCTTCCTGTCAGAAGCGGGTTTCAGTGACTTCGCCGGCTCGGGTATCGTTCACATGGCCGGTGCTGCCGCTGCGTTGGCTGGGGTGATGCTGCTTGGTGCCCGTAAGGGGAAATACGGCAAGAACGGTGCCATCCACCCCATCCCTGGCTCAAACATGCCATTGGCGACGCTGGGTACCTTTATCCTGTGGTTCGGCTGGTTCGGTTTCAACGGCGGTTCGCAGCTGATGCTGTCGGATTTTGAGAACGCTACCGCGGTAGGCCAGATCTTCCTTAACACCAATGCGGCGGCGGCGGCGGGGGCGATTGCTGCGCTGGCTGTGTGCAAGACCACCTGGGGCAAGGCGGATCTGACGATGATCCTTAATGGTGCATTGGCCGGTCTGGTCGCTATTACGGCTGACCCATTGTCACCATCGCCAATGGCGGCAGTGAGCATCGGTGTGGTGGCGGGTGCGCTAGTGGTCTTTAGCATCATCGGCTTTGACAAGATCAAGATTGATGACCCGGTCGGTGCAATTTCGGTTCACGGTGTGTGTGGGTTCTTCGGCTTGATGGCGGTACCTTTCAGCAATGGCGATGCGACATTCGGTGCGCAGTTGCTGGGAGCGGCAGTGATCTTCGGTTGGGTATTTACTGCAAGCTTGGCGGTCTGGGCTGTGTTGAAGTACACCGTCGGTATTCGAGTGACGGAAGAAGAAGAGCTGGCGGGCATGGATCTTCACGACTGTGGTATTGATGCCTACCCTGAGTTTGTCAGTGTGAAATAAGTAACATATATTTAGTTCACATCTTTAAAAAAACGCTGCCGAAAGGCGGCGTTTTTTGTTTTTTATTGCTTCTGCGCATTGTTTTGCTTTTCGTCTACAGTATAATTGAGCGATATTGATAACCGTTATCATTACATTTTGCGTTTAAGGGAAG
This Photobacterium gaetbulicola Gung47 DNA region includes the following protein-coding sequences:
- a CDS encoding hypothetical protein (COG0729,COG1752), whose protein sequence is MAFAEQRPKIGVVLGGGGAKGAAHIGVLKALEDLHIPVDYIAGTSMGAYVGGLYATGMSADEIEALLTSVDWDRGYQDRVMRSDRRVREKQQEDRYQVTSELGFGFWELKAPRGIVQGQTMGEILRSTSGSLPVFDSFDDMVIPYRAVATDIENLQPVVLDKGDLAEVMQASMSIPGLLPPKELNDKLLVDGGITDNLPIDVVRNMGADIIIAVDISNEFKKRDELSNYFAVMDQLTDFMVRDNADRQIALLSDKDFLIRPNIRGIKTADFARMPLAFESGYVEVMAMADELAHLGRSTWFQNYIDSKQKRRRQLVPLDELLVDEIRLQNNSSYADDVLLDRLQLEAGQAISSEDLSESVRSLYALDRFERVDYRIEQIDGDNVILLDVREKSWGPNFIDFRFALEDDFENSTDYSFGVAFNVTGLSRAGAEWRTELEYGSDKRIATGLYLPFVKDHDWFSLITAEYKNTDYNIPLFGEEPSLEDIDFFLPATYTDTIFDASFGWQPTLWQEFRIGMRYLSGETEVLGFPDFGIDKRNSQIGYIRYSLDTLDDIMLPKQGNLLELELAASDDNSRFQGTEYEDFSVHMDINWKGAVTYGDHTFMGKAEYGRVRSDFDLRLDPKELGGFLNLSGIPKNSLSGNNKIFTAAIYRYNLMEQDFGLFKSSVFFGGSLEYGGVYNSSDLSFKDVPLYTAGSLYSGITTPVGPLILAYGRTEQSNHAFYVFFGGAL
- a CDS encoding bifunctional aconitate hydratase 2/2-methylisocitrate dehydratase (COG1049) — translated: MLEAYRKHVEERAAEGVVPKPLDAEQVAALVELLKTPPAGEEAFLLDLLENRIPPGVDEAAYVKAGFLAALTKGEAQSPIVSKEKAAELLGTMQGGYNIEPLIALLDDEALAPIAAKALSHTLLMFDAFYDVEEKAKAGNAFAQQVIQSWADAEWFLSKPELAEKITLTVFKVTGETNTDDLSPAPDAWSRPDIPLHALAMLKNEREGIEPEQPGSIGPIKQIEALKEKGHQLVYVGDVVGTGSSRKSATNSVLWFMGDDIPNVPNKRAGGYVLGGKIAPIFFNTMEDAGALPIEVDVTALNMGDVIDVYPYKGEVRRHGSDDVVSTFELKTDVLIDEVRAGGRIPLIIGRGLTDRARQSLGLASSDVFRRPVAVEDSGKGYTLAQKMVGKACGVEGVRPGTYCEPKMTTVGSQDTTGPMTRDELKDLACLGFSAELTMQSFCHTSAYPKPVDVNTHHTLPDFIMNRGGVSLRPGDGVIHSWLNRMLLPDTVGTGGDSHTRFPLGISFPAGSGLVAFAAATGVMPLDMPESILVRFKGEMQEGITLRDLVHAIPYYAIQQGLLTVEKAGKINEFSGRVLEIEGVEHLTVEQAFELSDASAERSAAGCTVKLSQESIAEYLESNIVMLKWMIAEGYGDRRTIERRITAMEEWLANPELMEADGDAEYAHVIEIDLAEINEPILCAPNDPDDARLLSDVQGTAIDEVFIGSCMTNIGHFRAAGKLLEKFGGTLDTRLWVAPPTKMDKDQLTEEGYYGIFGRAGVRIETPGCSLCMGNQARVADKATVMSTSTRNFPNRLGTGANVYLSSAELAAVGAILGRIPTKEEYLEYAKQIDATAADTYRYLNFHRMEQYTKKADDVIIQQPA
- a CDS encoding hypothetical protein (COG2259); amino-acid sequence: MDKLLALLSGRNGSHRIEDLLLLLLRLAIGGAMLTHGIGKIVNFSELAPTFIDPFGIGSTPSLVLAMLAEVLGSIALMLGVLTRISALVLLFTMGTATYAVGMAKGWAGAELAFIYSLVYLTLMVQGGGRIGLEHFWLSKRRKAKALAKVKSA
- a CDS encoding putative glycerate kinase (COG1929), with the translated sequence MKIVIAPDSYKESLTAMEVATAIEAGFRQVLPEAEYHKLPMADGGEGTVQSLVDATNGSIVEQSVTGPLGKPVAGFYGVMGDGRTAIIEMAAASGLHLVEPELRNPLKTTTFGTGELIKAALDKGVEHIIVGIGGSATNDGGIGMAQALGIRLLDENGEEVGFGGGELARIATIDKTNLDPRLATVKLEVACDVDNPLCGPKGASHIFGPQKGATPEMVELLDANLAHYAGIIKTQLGRDVKDMAGAGAAGGLGAALLGLLDASLRPGIDIVMDAVNLLDVCADADLVITGEGRIDSQTIHGKTPIGVARTAKRFHLPVIGIAGCLAADCDAVYDHGIDAVFSVTPRAMELQTAMDEAAFNVEMTARNVAAMLTVGKR
- a CDS encoding putative permease (COG2610) — its product is MVEVSTLGALAALVVAISLILKKVPPAYGMIIGALVGGIVGGVSLTDTVNLMIGGAQGIVTAVLRILAAGVLAGVLIESGAATSIAETIVKKVGETRALLALAVATMILTAVGVFVDVAVITVAPIALAIARRADLSKMAILLAMVGGGKAGNIMSPNPNAIAAADAFDVPLTSVMAAGVIPGLCGMAFAYFIAKKLVNRGSKVAEHEVVAIDHSRLPKFGAAIVAPLIAIALLALRPIAGINVDPLIALPLGGLVGAVVMGRFRDTNHFAVSGLTRMAPVAVMLLGTGTLAGIIANSGLRDGLIELLTASGLPSYLLAPISGSMMSLATASTTAGTAVAASVFSHTILELGVPALAGAAMIHAGATVLDHMPHGSFFHATGGAVHMDIKERLKLVPYESAVGLVIAVISTLIFGVFGFFV
- a CDS encoding putative sugar diacid utilization regulator (COG3835), yielding MQLNATIARQIVERAMKIIQHSVNVMDEYGRIIGSGDPSRLNQRHEGAILAINDNRVVEIDPGTALQLKGVKPGINLPIVFRDQIIGVVGISGTPDQVRNYGELVKMTAELIVEQEALMSQVQWNKRHREELVLQLIKDTELNDAQLISIAQKLDLDLAQPRIAALVKVLPAAGASLSLEHLQKMVHLLEYPERDNLVGIHSVSLNEIVVLKPITLEETGWSRAIEQKRIDKLIRRVAKQSHFSIQIALGDYFPGLQGLSRSFQTAQATLNAATSKDSVLFYQDHLLPVLLSGLKEDPWRFEQLVKPLETLRANDPKGTLLKTLKAFFAQNCDLAQTCEVLHIHRNTLRYRLDRIEQETQLSFNNLSDKTRLYLALSC
- a CDS encoding hypothetical protein (COG3112), which codes for MDYDFKKNTLDGSYHAVFSMGHEALGRWLVEEIGKDFDKMDTVMCQLGALKNSTQEWRIIGDELTLSLQDNEAVVQANYLFSEDDTELEDNMDFYDEEAVAVCGFEDFALVLTAWRAFVTRF
- a CDS encoding putative nitrogen regulatory protein P-II (COG0347) translates to MKLINAIIKPFKLDDVREALADVGVEGMTVSEVKGFGRQKGHTELYRGAEYQVDFLPKVKLEIATQAENMEAIIEAISKAAQTGKIGDGKIFVYDLDHAVRIRTGETDLEAL
- a CDS encoding ammonium transporter (COG0004), producing MELATTVTELRYALDTFFFLMSGALVMWMAAGFAMLEAGLVRSKNTTEILTKNFCLYAIACTMYLIVGYNIMYVDNGEGGWLPSIGALIGSQAEGADHSLESDFFFQVVFVATAMSVVSGAVAERMKLWSFLIFSVILTGFIYPLEGYWTWGGGFLSEAGFSDFAGSGIVHMAGAAAALAGVMLLGARKGKYGKNGAIHPIPGSNMPLATLGTFILWFGWFGFNGGSQLMLSDFENATAVGQIFLNTNAAAAAGAIAALAVCKTTWGKADLTMILNGALAGLVAITADPLSPSPMAAVSIGVVAGALVVFSIIGFDKIKIDDPVGAISVHGVCGFFGLMAVPFSNGDATFGAQLLGAAVIFGWVFTASLAVWAVLKYTVGIRVTEEEELAGMDLHDCGIDAYPEFVSVK